The following are from one region of the Rattus rattus isolate New Zealand chromosome 13, Rrattus_CSIRO_v1, whole genome shotgun sequence genome:
- the Cilp2 gene encoding cartilage intermediate layer protein 2, with the protein MSSPLPLLYLCIAAAHLAGARDATPTEEHTATVRGLQGRPPDPGQPSPALEDWEEASEWTSWFNVDHPGGDGDFESLAAIRFYYGPARVCPRPLALEARTTDWALPAAIGERVHANPERGFWCLNREQPRGRRCSNYHVRFRCPLDPPYLPPCSAEAAWGAWGAWGLCSKSCGPGRRLRRRSCQSSSGDTCPGSPQEAQKCVRSRCPAPPKSSLCPCCSHVPLGCSSDTCGCPNHILLGSVVTPSGRPLSGARVSLRTRPGTVATSDTHGTFRVPGVCAGSKANVSARMNGFSAGTAQAHANTSNSAVVTIVLEELGKPYLVKHPESRVREAGQNVTFCCKASGTPMPKKYSWFHNGTLLDRRQQGSGPHLELQGLREEQAGEYHCKAWNEAGTVRSRAAHLTVLAPGQPACDPRPQEHLIKLPDDCGQPGGGPTYLDVGLCADTRCPGPVGSGPRCGDAGSRCCSVLRLESRDIRCSGYVLPVKVVAECGCRKCLPRRGLVRGRVVAADSGEPLRFARILLGRAPIGFTSYQGDFTIEVPPATERLVVTFVDSSGEFVDSIRVLPFDPRGAGVYHEIRVLRKAAAVLLDAEQGGEIPLGGTEEAPALGELVLPPRTFHHPDGRPYSGPVEARVTFVDPRDLASAAAASSDLRYLDSSGELAPLRTYGMFAVDLHAPGSTEQLHVARADVRMDADHVRMPGHAEALALWSLDPETGLWEEEGAEQGGGGFRREKEAARVRREERTFLVGALTVRERRLFNLDVPERRRCFVKVRAYGTDRFAPSEQVQGVVVTLLNLEPAPGFTANPRAWGRFDSAVTGPNGACVPAFCDAERPDAYTAFVTASLGGEELEAAPSRPRATAATVGVAEPYLERLGYQRTDHDDPALKRTGFRLNLARPRAGHESEAHGPVYPWRRLRDCEDAPVTDSHFRFSRVEADKYEYDVVPFHEGAPASWTGDLLAWWPNPQEFRACFLKVRLQGPQEYMVRSHNAGGTHEDTRGHLYGLRDTRSVRNPERPGASAACVEFKCGGMLFDQRQVDRTLVTVTPQGSCRRVAVNTLLQDYLARHPPLAPADDPATFAMLAPLDALGHNYGVYTVTDQSPRLAKEIAIGRCFDGSSDGFSREMKADAGTAVTFQCREPPARPSLFQRLLENPASALGDIRREMGQAARDSRVTQTQAGDTGPFGSGQ; encoded by the exons AGGCCAGCGAGTGGACGTCGTGGTTCAACGTGGACCACCCGGGAGGAGATGGTGACTTCGAGAGCCTGGCAGCCATTCGCTTCTACTATGGTCCCGCGCGCGTGTGCCCGAGGCCGCTGGCGCTGGAGGCGCGCACCACGGACTGGGCGCTACCCGCTGCAATAGGCGAGAGGGTGCACGCCAACCCAGAGCGCGGATTCTGGTGTCTTAATCGCGAGCAGCCGCGAGGCCGCCGCTGCTCCAACTACCACGTGCGCTTCCGCTGCCCACTGG ATCCACCTTATCTCCCTCCTTGCTCTGCAGAGGCGGCGTGGGGCGCTTGGGGCGCTTGGGGCCTCTGTTCCAAGAGTTGCGGGCCAGGCCGTCGCCTGCGCCGTCGCAGCTGTCAAAGCTCATCTGGGGACACATGTCCTGGGAGCCCCCAGGAGGCACAGAAGTGCGTGAGATCCCGTTGCCCAG CTCCCCCCAAGAGTTCTCTCTGCCCCTGCTGCTCCCATGTTCCCCTAGGATGTAGCTCTGACACCTGCGGGTGCCCCAACCACATCCTCTTGGGCTCGGTGGTCACCCCATCTGGGCGACCGCTGTCAGGAGCCAGGGTCTCCCTTCGAACTAGACCTGGCACCGTAGCCACCAGTGACACCCATGGAACCTTCCGGGTGCCTGGAGTCTGCGCTGGCAGCAAGGCCAACGTCAGTGCCCGGATGAATGGCTTCTCTGCTGGTACAGCCCAGGCCCATGCCAACACCTCCAACTCTGCTGTGGTCACCATCGTCCTTGAAGAGTTAG GGAAGCCGTACCTGGTAAAGCACCCTGAGTCTCGAGTTCGAGAGGCAGGTCAGAATGTGACCTTCTGCTGCAAGGCCTCTGGGACACCCATGCCCAAGAAATATTCCTG GTTCCACAACGGGACCTTACTGGACCGACGCCAGCAGGGGTCTGGGCCACACCTAGAGCTCCAGGGGCTTCGTGAGGAGCAGGCAGGGGAGTACCACTGCAAGGCCTGGAACGAGGCGGGCACCGTGCGATCCCGCGCTGCCCACCTCACGGTGCTCG CTCCCGGCCAGCCAGCCTGTGACCCCCGACCTCAGGAACACCTGATCAAACTTCCGGATGACTGCGGCCAGCCGGGTGGCGGCCCCACGTACCTAGACGTGGGACTGTGCGCAGACACGCGCTGCCCCGGCCCCGTGGGCTCCGGCCCGCGCTGTGGGGACGCAGGCTCTCGCTGCTGCTCAGTGCTACGCCTGGAGAGCAGAGATATCCGCTGCTCTGGCTATGTGCTCCCAGTGAAGGTGGTGGCTGAGTGTGGCTGTCGCAAGTGCCTGCCCCGTCGGGGACTGGTGCGAGGCCGCGTGGTGGCTGCGGACTCTGGGGAGCCCCTGCGTTTCGCCAGGATCCTATTGGGCCGCGCACCCATCGGCTTCACCTCCTACCAGGGCGACTTCACCATCGAGGTGCCGCCGGCCACCGAGCGCCTCGTGGTGACCTTTGTGGACTCGAGTGGTGAGTTCGTGGACAGCATCCGCGTGTTGCCTTTCGACCCTCGCGGCGCTGGTGTGTACCACGAGATCCGCGTGCTGCGCAAGGCGGCCGCAGTGCTGCTGGACGCGGAGCAGGGCGGTGAAATCCCGCTGGGCGGCACAGAGGAGGCGCCAGCACTAGGCGAGCTAGTCTTGCCGCCCCGGACCTTCCACCACCCCGACGGCCGTCCCTACTCCGGGCCCGTGGAGGCGCGTGTCACCTTCGTGGACCCTCGTGACCTGGCGTCGGCGGCCGCGGCGTCCAGCGACCTGCGCTACCTGGACAGTTCGGGTGAGCTGGCGCCGCTGCGCACCTATGGCATGTTTGCAGTGGACCTGCACGCACCCGGCTCCACCGAGCAGCTGCACGTGGCGCGCGCGGACGTGCGCATGGACGCCGACCACGTGCGCATGCCCGGACACGCCGAGGCTCTGGCACTCTGGTCGTTGGACCCAGAGACCGgcctgtgggaggaggagggggctgagCAGGGAGGAGGCGGCTTCCGGCGTGAGAAGGAGGCGGCGCGCGTGCGCAGGGAGGAGCGCACGTTCCTCGTGGGCGCGCTCACGGTGCGCGAGCGCCGCTTATTCAACCTAGACGTGCCCGAGCGGCGCCGCTGCTTCGTAAAGGTTCGCGCCTACGGCACAGATCGCTTCGCGCCCTCAGAGCAGGTGCAGGGCGTGGTGGTGACGCTGCTCAATCTGGAACCCGCGCCCGGTTTCACGGCCAACCCACGCGCGTGGGGCCGCTTCGACAGCGCGGTCACAGGGCCCAACGGCGCGTGCGTGCCGGCCTTCTGCGACGCCGAGCGGCCCGACGCCTACACGGCCTTCGTGACCGCGTCTCTGGGAGGCGAGGAGCTGGAGGCCGCGCCGTCGCGGCCACGCGCGACCGCGGCCACCGTGGGCGTGGCAGAGCCCTACCTGGAGCGCCTCGGCTACCAGCGCACCGATCACGACGATCCCGCGCTCAAGCGCACCGGCTTCCGCTTGAACCTTGCACGTCCACGCGCGGGCCACGAGTCCGAGGCGCACGGGCCCGTGTATCCGTGGCGCCGCCTGCGCGACTGCGAGGACGCGCCGGTCACCGACAGTCACTTCCGATTCTCGCGCGTAGAGGCAGACAAGTACGAGTACGACGTGGTGCCATTCCACGAGGGAGCGCCCGCCTCGTGGACCGGCGACCTGCTGGCCTGGTGGCCCAACCCGCAGGAGTTCCGAGCGTGCTTCCTGAAGGTGCGGCTGCAGGGCCCCCAGGAGTACATGGTGCGTTCGCACAACGCGGGCGGCACCCACGAAGACACGCGCGGCCACCTCTATGGGCTGCGCGACACTCGCAGCGTGCGCAACCCTGAGCGCCCGGGCGCCTCGGCCGCCTGCGTGGAGTTCAAGTGCGGCGGCATGCTGTTTGACCAGCGCCAAGTGGACAGGACGCTGGTGACTGTGACCCCTCAGGGCAGCTGCCGCCGCGTGGCCGTCAACACCCTCCTGCAGGACTATCTAGCCCGGCACCCGCCGCTCGCCCCCGCGGACGACCCCGCCACCTTCGCCATGCTGGCTCCGCTTGACGCCCTGGGCCACAACTATGGTGTCTACACGGTCACCGACCAGAGCCCACGGCTGGCCAAGGAAATCGCCATCGGCCGCTGCTTCGACGGCTCCTCGGACGGCTTCTCCCGGGAGATGAAGGCGGACGCGGGCACAGCGGTTACCTTCCAGTGCCGAGAGCCGCCCGCCAGACCCAGCCTCTTCCAGAGGCTGCTGGAGAACCCCGCATCGGCCCTTGGCGACATCCGTAGGGAGATGGGCCAAGCCGCCCGCGATTCCCGGGTTACCCAAACCCAGGCTGGGGACACCGGCCCCTTCGGTTCTGGACAGTGA